The following proteins are encoded in a genomic region of Mahella australiensis 50-1 BON:
- the pstC gene encoding phosphate ABC transporter permease subunit PstC: MNTLKAKKRNEAFGRFITFLCAILVIIVTFSLVIFIASKGLTIFVKDGVSPIEFLTSTKWRTEANPPQVGALTFIIGSLAVSILGIVISAPVSISSAIFMVDIAPAWGQKLLQPVIELFVGIPSVVYGWIGLSVLVPFIRNNIGGLGFSVLAGGLVLAVMMFPTIASVAADALRAIPEELNEASLALGATRWQTIRRVLLPAATPGLLTAIILGLARGLGEALAVQMVIGNAMNIPSSLLDPVHTMTSIITMEMGNTAMNTLPNDALWSIALLLLIISLIFILIIRAIGKKEAYK; this comes from the coding sequence ATGAATACATTAAAAGCTAAAAAACGCAATGAGGCTTTTGGCCGCTTTATAACCTTCCTTTGTGCTATATTGGTAATCATAGTTACATTTTCGTTAGTCATATTTATTGCTTCTAAAGGGTTAACCATTTTTGTAAAAGATGGCGTTTCTCCAATCGAATTTTTGACGTCGACCAAGTGGCGTACGGAGGCTAACCCGCCTCAGGTGGGAGCTTTGACATTTATAATAGGATCACTTGCGGTATCTATACTCGGCATTGTGATAAGCGCGCCGGTGAGCATATCATCGGCCATATTTATGGTCGATATCGCGCCTGCATGGGGGCAAAAGTTGCTTCAGCCGGTCATAGAACTTTTTGTAGGCATACCTTCAGTGGTGTATGGATGGATAGGCCTCAGCGTGCTAGTGCCTTTTATACGCAATAATATAGGGGGATTGGGCTTTAGCGTGCTGGCTGGCGGCCTTGTGCTTGCCGTCATGATGTTTCCAACTATAGCCAGTGTGGCGGCCGATGCCTTAAGAGCGATACCTGAAGAATTAAACGAAGCTTCGTTGGCTTTGGGCGCGACGCGCTGGCAGACCATACGCCGCGTACTGCTGCCCGCTGCGACGCCGGGCCTATTGACGGCTATCATATTGGGCTTGGCCAGAGGACTGGGCGAAGCATTGGCCGTGCAAATGGTCATAGGAAATGCTATGAATATACCTTCCTCCCTCCTGGACCCGGTTCATACCATGACCAGTATTATAACGATGGAAATGGGCAATACAGCCATGAATACATTGCCCAACGATGCTTTATGGTCTATCGCTTTGCTGCTGCTCATCATATCGCTTATATTTATATTGATTATCCGTGCTATCGGTAAAAAGGAGGCTTACAAATGA